One Ahaetulla prasina isolate Xishuangbanna chromosome 10, ASM2864084v1, whole genome shotgun sequence genomic region harbors:
- the HIF3A gene encoding hypoxia-inducible factor 3-alpha isoform X2 encodes MENGLQGPRSTTEIRKEKSRDAARCRRSKETEVFYQLAHTLPFARGVSAHLDKASIMRLTISYLRMHKLLNSGEWRDQVKAEEQVDSYYLKALDGFLMVLTEEGDMIYLSENVNKHLGLSQLELIGHSVFDFIHPCDQEELQDVLSPRQGFSKKAEVKTERNFSLRMKSTLTTRGRTVNLKSATWKVLQCSGHMRSYAPSKPAAGKEGEGGFAEPPLRCLVLICEAIPHPANIETPLDSGTFLSRHTMDMKFTYCDDRIVEMAGYTSESLLGCSLYEYIHALDSDSVSKSINTLLSKGQAVTGQYRFLARNGGYIWIQTEATVISSSKNSQPESIVCIHFVLSQVEENGLVLSLEQTDRQGEHRRLPPPCLEGLDSDSTLEEMDPNGGDTIINLSFELRGPKILAFLRPANISEEELQLDPKRFCSPDLQKLLGPIFDPPGTQNSAGGTGRAKPPTPIPKTASVVKKVSGNPNLSDLPEELIFDMENVQKLFASNKEEQSMETALQDYEGLDLEMLAPYISMDDDFQLSSTDHPPWLTEKRGDPGAGPRPTSPPPRPRSRSFHGVSPRPPEPAPLPRWGSDSSLSQGRPIETPLANSPCGEGQMVEMVASVKIQSVQDGTSLNGQRSPLGGRKRTREISLDEERDLFLETSPPKRAHNHEAEGFLMPSLSLGFLLSVEECLDARSERGCGGTMALGKKLLALEEPMGLLGDMLPFVVDGPALSQLALYDGEEEVSGRGGEHFQLGEELLVELDQAT; translated from the exons GAGAATGGCGAGACCAGGTCAAAGCGGAAGAGCAGGTGGATTCCTACTATCTGAAGGCCCTGGATGGCTTCCTGATGGTCCTGACCGAGGAAGGGGACATGATCTACCTCTCTGAGAATGTCAACAAGCACCTGGGTCTCAGCCAG CTGGAGCTGATCGGCCACAGCGTCTTCGATTTCATCCACCCCTGTGATCAGGAGGAGCTGCAGGATGTGCTGAGCCCCAGGCAGG GTTTCTCCAAGAAGGCGGAAGTGAAGACGGAGCGGAATTTCTCCTTGCGCATGAAGAGCACGCTCACCACCAGGGGGCGCACCGTCAACCTCAAGTCTGCCACCTGGAAA GTGCTGCAGTGCTCTGGGCACATGCGCTCCTATGCGCCTTCCAAGCCGGCcgcagggaaggaaggggaagggggcttTGCGGAACCCCCGTTGCGATGCCTGGTGCTCATCTGCGAGGCCATCCCGCACCCGGCCAACATCGAGACCCCCCTGGACAGTGGCACCTTCCTCAGCCGCCACACCATGGACATGAAGTTCACCTACTGCGATGACAG GATTGTCGAGATGGCTGGTTACACCTCCGAAAGCTTGCTTGGCTGCTCCCTCTACGAATACATCCACGCCTTGGATTCGGATTCCGTCAGCAAGAGTATCAACACCC TGCTAAGCAAGGGCCAAGCCGTGACCGGGCAGTACCGCTTCCTAGCCAGGAATGGTGGTTACATCTGGATCCAGACAGAGGCCACCGTCATCTCCAGCAGCAAGAACTCCCAGCCCGAGAGCATCGTCTGCATTCACTTCGTCTTGAG CCAAGTGGAAGAGAATGGCCTGGTCCTGTCCCTGGAGCAAACGGACCGCCAAGGCGAGCATCGCCGGCTGCCCCCGCCCTGCCTCGAAGGGCTGGACTCCGATAGCACCTTGGAAGAGATGGACCCCAACGGAGGAGACACCATTATCAACCTCAGCTTTG AGCTTCGTGGTCCCAAAATCCTGGCCTTCCTGCGCCCAGCCAACATCAGCGAGGAGGAATTGCAGCTCGATCCCAAACGCTTCTGCAGCCCGGATCTCCAGAAATTGCTGGGGCCCATCTTCGACCCACCTGGGACCCAGAACTCGGCAGGGGGCACCGGGCGGGCAAAACCTCCCACCCCGATTCCCAAGACGGCTTCGGTTGTTAAGAAGGTGTCTGGAAATCCCAATCTA TCGGACCTGCCGGAAGAGTTGATCTTCGACATGGAGAATGTCCAGAAGCTCTTTGCATCCAACAAGGAGGAGCAGAGCATGGAGACGGCGCTGCAG GATTACGAAGGCCTCGACTTAGAGATGCTGGCTCCTTATATCTCGATGGACGACGATTTTCAGCTCAGCAGCACCGACCATCCGCCGTGGCTGACCGAGAAACGAGGCGATCCGGGGGCAGGACCCCGGCCCACCTCACCCCCTCCGAGGCCTCGTTCTCGCAGTTTCCATGGGGTGTCTCCGCGCCCACCGGAACCAGCTCCTCTTCCCCGCTGGGGCAGCGACAGCAGTTTGAGCCAAGGCCGCCCCATCGAGACCCCTTTGGCCAATTCGCCCTGCGGAGAAGGCCAGATGGTGGAGATGGTGGCATCGGTCAAGATCCAGTCTGTGCAGGATGGGACCAGTCTGAATGGCCAGAGGTCTCCCTTGGGCGGGAGGAAGAG GACTCGGGAGATTAGCCTGGACGAAGAGAGAGATCTCTTCCTGGAGACCAGCCCCCCCAAGCGTGCCCATAACCATGAGGCTGAGGGATTCCTGATGCCCTCGCTTAGCCTG GGCTTTCTACTCAGTGTGGAAGAGTGTTTGGACGCCCGGTCTGAGCGGGGCTGCGGGGGCACCATGGCCCTGGGCAAGAAGCTGCTGGCCCTGGAGGAGCCCATGG GCCTCTTAGGAGACATGCTGCCCTTCGTGGTGGACGGACCAGCGCTCTCCCAGCTGGCCCTGTATGATGGCGAGGAGGAGGTCTCCGGGCGTGGTGGAGAGCACTTCCAGCTGGGGGAGGAGCTCCTGGTGGAGCTGGACCAGGCCACCTGA
- the PPP5C gene encoding serine/threonine-protein phosphatase 5, which produces MAEGERAENGNGGGGGGSAGRPPQEGEPGALERAETLKTQANDYFKAKDYENAVKYYTQAIELNPTNAIYYANRSLAYLRTECYGYALSDATKSIDLDKKYIKGYYRRATSNMALGKFKAALRDYETVVKVKPNDKDAKMKYQECNKIVKQKAFERAIASDEHKRSVVDSLDIENMTIEDDYSGPKLENGKVTLDFMKELMQWYKDQKKLHRKCAYQILVQVKEVLSKLPTLVETTLKETEKITVCGDTHGQYYDLLNIFELNGLPSEDNPYLFNGDFVDRGSFSVEVILTLFGFKLLYPDHFHLLRGNHETDNMNQIYGFEGEVKAKYTAQMFELFSEVFEWLPLVHCINGKVLIMHGGLFSEDGVMLDDIRKIERNRQPPDSGPMCDLLWSDPQPQSGRSVSKRGVSCQFGPDVTKSFLESNHLDYIIRSHEVKPEGYEVAHDGKCVTVFSAPNYCDQMGNKGAYIHLQGLDLRPEFHQFTAVPHPNIKPMVYANSLLQLGML; this is translated from the exons ATGGCGGAGGGAGAGCGGGCGGAGAACGGCAacgggggcggaggaggaggcagcGCCGGGCGGCCGCCGCAGGAAGGGGAGCCGGGGGCGCTGGAGCGAGCCGAAACCCTCAAGACGCAGGCGAACGATTACTTCAAAG cgaaGGACTATGAGAACGCAGTCAAGTATTACACCCAGGCCATTGAGCTCAACCCCACCAACGCCATCTATTATGCCAACCGCAGCTTGGCCTACCTGCGGACGGAGTGCTATGGCTATGCCCTGTCCGACGCCACCAAGTCCATCGACCTGGACAAGAAATACATCAAAGGCTACTACCGCCGAGCGACCAGCAACATGGCCTTGGGCAAGTTCAAGGCAGCTTTGCGGGATTACGAGACG GTGGTCAAGGTGAAGCCGAACGATAAGGATGCCAAGATGAAGTATCAGGAATGCAACAAGATTGTGAAGCAGAAAGCCTTCGAGCGCGCCATCGCCAGCGACGAGCACAAGCGGTCGGTGGTCGACTCCCTGGACATTGAGAATATGA cCATCGAGGACGACTACAGTGGGCCGAAACTGGAGAACGGGAAGGTGACCTTGGACTTCATGAAGGAACTGATGCAGTGGTACAAAGACCAGAAGAAGCTGCACCGGAAATGTGCCTATCAG ATTTTGGTACAGGTGAAAGAGGTGCTATCCAAACTCCCCACCCTCGTAGAAACCACGTTAAAAGAG ACGGAGAAAATTACCGTCTGTGGAGACACCCACGGACAATACTATGACCTCCTGAATATATTCGAACTGAATGGGCTGCCCTCCGAAGATAATCCATAT CTGTTCAATGGGGATTTTGTGGACCGCGGTTCCTTCTCGGTGGAGGTTATACTAACCCTCTTCGGATTCAAGCTGCTATATCCCGATCATTTCCACTTACTCCGAG ggAACCACGAAACGGATAACATGAACCAGATCTACGGGTTCGAGGGCGAGGTCAAAGCCAAGTACACGGCTCAGATGTTTGAGCTCTTCAGTGAAGTCTTCGAGTGGTTGCCCCTGGTGCATTGCATCAATGGGAAAGTGTTG ATAATGCATGGTGGACTCTTCAGTGAAGACGGTGTCATGTTAGACGATATCAGGAAGATTGAGAGGAATCGTCAACCTCCAGACTCAG GTCCCATGTGTGACCTGTTGTGGTCAGATCCCCAACCCCAG AGCGGCCGGTCGGTCAGTAAGCGAGGAGTGAGCTGCCAGTTCGGTCCCGACGTCACAAAGAGTTTCCTGGAAAGCAACCATCTAGACTACATCATTCGAAGTCACGAGGTGAAGCCCGAAGGATACGAGGTGGCCCACGATGGGAAATGCGTCACGGTTTTCTCAGCCCCCAACTACTG TGACCAGATGGGTAACAAGGGGGCCTACATCCATTTGCAAGGCTTGGACCTGCGCCCGGAGTTCCACCAGTTCACAGCAGTG cCTCATCCAAACATTAAGCCCATGGTCTACGCCAACTCGCTGCTGCAGCTGGGGATGCTATAA
- the HIF3A gene encoding hypoxia-inducible factor 3-alpha isoform X3, with protein sequence MRLTISYLRMHKLLNSGEWRDQVKAEEQVDSYYLKALDGFLMVLTEEGDMIYLSENVNKHLGLSQLELIGHSVFDFIHPCDQEELQDVLSPRQGFSKKAEVKTERNFSLRMKSTLTTRGRTVNLKSATWKVLQCSGHMRSYAPSKPAAGKEGEGGFAEPPLRCLVLICEAIPHPANIETPLDSGTFLSRHTMDMKFTYCDDRIVEMAGYTSESLLGCSLYEYIHALDSDSVSKSINTLLSKGQAVTGQYRFLARNGGYIWIQTEATVISSSKNSQPESIVCIHFVLSQVEENGLVLSLEQTDRQGEHRRLPPPCLEGLDSDSTLEEMDPNGGDTIINLSFELRGPKILAFLRPANISEEELQLDPKRFCSPDLQKLLGPIFDPPGTQNSAGGTGRAKPPTPIPKTASVVKKVSGNPNLSDLPEELIFDMENVQKLFASNKEEQSMETALQDYEGLDLEMLAPYISMDDDFQLSSTDHPPWLTEKRGDPGAGPRPTSPPPRPRSRSFHGVSPRPPEPAPLPRWGSDSSLSQGRPIETPLANSPCGEGQMVEMVASVKIQSVQDGTSLNGQRSPLGGRKRTREISLDEERDLFLETSPPKRAHNHEAEGFLMPSLSLGFLLSVEECLDARSERGCGGTMALGKKLLALEEPMGLLGDMLPFVVDGPALSQLALYDGEEEVSGRGGEHFQLGEELLVELDQAT encoded by the exons GAGAATGGCGAGACCAGGTCAAAGCGGAAGAGCAGGTGGATTCCTACTATCTGAAGGCCCTGGATGGCTTCCTGATGGTCCTGACCGAGGAAGGGGACATGATCTACCTCTCTGAGAATGTCAACAAGCACCTGGGTCTCAGCCAG CTGGAGCTGATCGGCCACAGCGTCTTCGATTTCATCCACCCCTGTGATCAGGAGGAGCTGCAGGATGTGCTGAGCCCCAGGCAGG GTTTCTCCAAGAAGGCGGAAGTGAAGACGGAGCGGAATTTCTCCTTGCGCATGAAGAGCACGCTCACCACCAGGGGGCGCACCGTCAACCTCAAGTCTGCCACCTGGAAA GTGCTGCAGTGCTCTGGGCACATGCGCTCCTATGCGCCTTCCAAGCCGGCcgcagggaaggaaggggaagggggcttTGCGGAACCCCCGTTGCGATGCCTGGTGCTCATCTGCGAGGCCATCCCGCACCCGGCCAACATCGAGACCCCCCTGGACAGTGGCACCTTCCTCAGCCGCCACACCATGGACATGAAGTTCACCTACTGCGATGACAG GATTGTCGAGATGGCTGGTTACACCTCCGAAAGCTTGCTTGGCTGCTCCCTCTACGAATACATCCACGCCTTGGATTCGGATTCCGTCAGCAAGAGTATCAACACCC TGCTAAGCAAGGGCCAAGCCGTGACCGGGCAGTACCGCTTCCTAGCCAGGAATGGTGGTTACATCTGGATCCAGACAGAGGCCACCGTCATCTCCAGCAGCAAGAACTCCCAGCCCGAGAGCATCGTCTGCATTCACTTCGTCTTGAG CCAAGTGGAAGAGAATGGCCTGGTCCTGTCCCTGGAGCAAACGGACCGCCAAGGCGAGCATCGCCGGCTGCCCCCGCCCTGCCTCGAAGGGCTGGACTCCGATAGCACCTTGGAAGAGATGGACCCCAACGGAGGAGACACCATTATCAACCTCAGCTTTG AGCTTCGTGGTCCCAAAATCCTGGCCTTCCTGCGCCCAGCCAACATCAGCGAGGAGGAATTGCAGCTCGATCCCAAACGCTTCTGCAGCCCGGATCTCCAGAAATTGCTGGGGCCCATCTTCGACCCACCTGGGACCCAGAACTCGGCAGGGGGCACCGGGCGGGCAAAACCTCCCACCCCGATTCCCAAGACGGCTTCGGTTGTTAAGAAGGTGTCTGGAAATCCCAATCTA TCGGACCTGCCGGAAGAGTTGATCTTCGACATGGAGAATGTCCAGAAGCTCTTTGCATCCAACAAGGAGGAGCAGAGCATGGAGACGGCGCTGCAG GATTACGAAGGCCTCGACTTAGAGATGCTGGCTCCTTATATCTCGATGGACGACGATTTTCAGCTCAGCAGCACCGACCATCCGCCGTGGCTGACCGAGAAACGAGGCGATCCGGGGGCAGGACCCCGGCCCACCTCACCCCCTCCGAGGCCTCGTTCTCGCAGTTTCCATGGGGTGTCTCCGCGCCCACCGGAACCAGCTCCTCTTCCCCGCTGGGGCAGCGACAGCAGTTTGAGCCAAGGCCGCCCCATCGAGACCCCTTTGGCCAATTCGCCCTGCGGAGAAGGCCAGATGGTGGAGATGGTGGCATCGGTCAAGATCCAGTCTGTGCAGGATGGGACCAGTCTGAATGGCCAGAGGTCTCCCTTGGGCGGGAGGAAGAG GACTCGGGAGATTAGCCTGGACGAAGAGAGAGATCTCTTCCTGGAGACCAGCCCCCCCAAGCGTGCCCATAACCATGAGGCTGAGGGATTCCTGATGCCCTCGCTTAGCCTG GGCTTTCTACTCAGTGTGGAAGAGTGTTTGGACGCCCGGTCTGAGCGGGGCTGCGGGGGCACCATGGCCCTGGGCAAGAAGCTGCTGGCCCTGGAGGAGCCCATGG GCCTCTTAGGAGACATGCTGCCCTTCGTGGTGGACGGACCAGCGCTCTCCCAGCTGGCCCTGTATGATGGCGAGGAGGAGGTCTCCGGGCGTGGTGGAGAGCACTTCCAGCTGGGGGAGGAGCTCCTGGTGGAGCTGGACCAGGCCACCTGA